From the genome of Fundulus heteroclitus isolate FHET01 chromosome 9, MU-UCD_Fhet_4.1, whole genome shotgun sequence, one region includes:
- the LOC110368419 gene encoding uncharacterized protein LOC110368419 encodes MAATVRCCMHLFTDEQSPIVAFSGASWQKFIECCKSWIDLDGKEKEIAQSFAHLTVISSRPAALGYHRKCYAKYTDKTKIARARKRVEAEKARSQEDSKRPGPEPTRHANTRSKVRRVERAEGESASKLADKQRRSEHVLPMSCIICNKDKFIQDLVTRKRQIEKLSLCEYQSGGNLIKAAEVRNDERILLQTRGKDVVAIEVRYHRSCYKSYTRLLSKTGTCQEHARDYYGAAFGKFCETVIEGRIIKNNEILRFTKLASMFVDIIQDTKKLDTKPSVSFSYLKKKLQLKYPLLQFLKQSRRDKSEIVLVNSSKSTLGDEWSSASSSASTSNNNDYSDRSEGGCSPIPELPEQTVENLYMTGQYIRMLISETQGLQNIWPPTACDLNIQSAERFVPPQLYNLLAWITNASSDIPISSSDFVCCSKEIHLKLLSLCQDILYLASRGCKPTPKHLALGLTIRHWTALF; translated from the exons ATGGCCGCCACCGTGAGAtgttgtatgcatctgtttaCCGACGAACAAAGTCCAATagtagcattttctggtgccagttggcagaAATTTATTGAATGCTGCAAGTCCTGGATAGATCTGGacggcaaggaaaaagaaatagctcaGTCTTTTGCCCATTTGACCGTTATATCgtcaagacctgctgcgctaggataccACAGGAAGTGCTATGCAAAATACACAGACAAAACGAAAATTGCGAGAGCCCGCAAACGAGTGGAAGCCGAGAAAGCCAGAAGTCAGGAGGACTCCAAAAGGCCAGGCCCTGAACCAACACGCCATGCTAACACCCGATCTAAAGTACGACGTGTGGAAAGAGCGGAAG gggAGTCTGCATCAAAGTTGGCTGACAAACAGAGGAGGAGTGAACATGTCCTGCCGATGTCATGCATCATATGTAACAAGGACAAATTTATCCAAGATCTAGTTACAAGAAAAAGGCAGATAGAAAAACTTTCACTTTGTGAATACCAGAGTG GTGGCAATTTAATCAAGGCTGCAGAGGTCCGCAATGATGAAAGAATCCTTCTACAGACACGAGGAAAAGATGTTGTGGCGATTGAAGTGCGGTACCACAGATCGTGCTATAAATCCTACACTCGCTTACTGTCCAAAACAGGAACCTGTCAGGAACACGCAAGAGATTATTACGGAGCAGCATTTGGAAAATTTTGTGAGACTGTTATAGAAGGTCGtatcataaaaaataatgaaatattaaGATTTACAAAACTTGCATCCATGTTTGTAGATATCATCCAGGACACTAAAAAACTAGATACAAAGCCTAGTGTttccttttcatatttaaagaaaaaacttcAGTTGAAGTATCCACTCCTTCAGTTTCTTAAACAATCAAGGCGAGACAAAAGTGAGATTGTCCTTGTGAACAGTAGTAAGTCAACACTAGGTGATGAGTGGAGTTCTGCCAGTTCAAGTGCTAGCACTAGTAACAATAATGATTACTCTGACAGGTCTGAAGGTGGTTGCTCACCAATACCAGAATTACCAGAACAAACTGTTGAAAATCTGTATATGACTGGCCAGTATATACGGATGCTCATTAGTGAAACACAGGGTCTTCAGAATATTTGGCCTCCTACTGCCTGTGATTTGAATATTCAGTCTGCTGAGAGATTTGTCCCCCCACAGCTGTATAATCTTCTGGCATGGATTACAAATGCTTCCAGTGATATCCCTATTAGCTCAAGTGACTTTGTCTGTTGTAGTAAGGAGATCCATCTGAAGTTGCTTTCTTTATGTCAGGATATCCTATATTTAGCATCTAGGGGTTGCAAGCCTACTCCAAAACATTTGGCTTTGGGTCTGACCATAAGGCACTGGACAG CTCTGTTCTAG